From one Tsukamurella tyrosinosolvens genomic stretch:
- a CDS encoding alpha/beta hydrolase, protein MRAAWGKRAGAAVLTAAMVPALAGMGAGVAGAWGPGSAKNPPKGFKSEKVDGAGMPAVTVRSWASTTTDPAKAPTVVLLDGLRATQDVSGWERDSNVAFLSQKGVNVVMPVGGTASFYTNWANTSKHGNGTYKATWGNFLASSLPNYIKSRGFSSNLSLVGISMGGGAALINAANNPGVYKRAAALSGFLNTSAPGMPVAVGVAMLDAGGYNVLDMWGGPFDANWAKNDPTVQVGRLKGTKLWITASTGEPGKYTPNPSPADIVQGVPLEILAKSQSEAFKAAADKAGVSAHYDFSSVGTHTWGYWSDQVWQMQRTGWFN, encoded by the coding sequence ATGCGAGCAGCCTGGGGTAAGCGAGCGGGTGCGGCGGTTCTCACCGCGGCCATGGTGCCCGCCCTCGCCGGTATGGGTGCCGGCGTCGCCGGCGCCTGGGGTCCGGGGTCGGCGAAGAACCCGCCCAAGGGCTTCAAGTCCGAGAAGGTCGACGGAGCCGGCATGCCGGCCGTCACGGTGCGTTCGTGGGCTTCGACCACGACCGACCCGGCGAAGGCCCCGACCGTCGTCCTGCTCGACGGTCTGCGCGCCACGCAGGACGTCTCCGGCTGGGAGCGCGACTCGAACGTCGCCTTCCTGTCGCAGAAGGGCGTCAACGTCGTCATGCCCGTCGGCGGCACGGCCAGCTTCTACACGAACTGGGCGAACACCTCCAAGCACGGCAACGGCACCTACAAGGCCACCTGGGGCAACTTCCTCGCGTCGAGCCTGCCGAACTACATCAAGTCGCGCGGCTTCTCGAGCAACCTCTCGCTCGTCGGCATCTCGATGGGTGGCGGCGCCGCCCTCATCAACGCCGCGAACAACCCGGGCGTCTACAAGCGCGCCGCCGCGCTGTCGGGCTTCCTGAACACCTCGGCCCCCGGCATGCCGGTCGCCGTGGGCGTCGCCATGCTGGACGCGGGCGGCTACAACGTCCTCGACATGTGGGGCGGCCCGTTCGACGCCAACTGGGCGAAGAACGACCCGACCGTGCAGGTCGGTCGCCTGAAGGGCACCAAGCTCTGGATCACCGCCTCGACCGGTGAGCCCGGCAAGTACACCCCGAACCCGTCGCCCGCCGACATCGTTCAGGGCGTGCCGCTGGAGATCCTCGCCAAGTCGCAGTCGGAGGCCTTCAAGGCCGCCGCCGACAAGGCCGGCGTGAGCGCTCACTACGACTTCTCGTCGGTGGGCACCCACACCTGGGGCTACTGGAGCGACCAGGTCTGGCAGATGCAGCGCACGGGTTGGTTCAACTGA
- a CDS encoding HpcH/HpaI aldolase/citrate lyase family protein, which translates to MTPPAPLTPTTADTDEPLGFRIDPVLARSWLLVNAAQPERFDAAARSRADIVVLDIEDAVAPKDKVAARNNVVDWLSREVDGTPNDGWVRVNGFGTQWWADDLEALREAKHLGGVMLAMVESMDHVTETAKRLPDTLIVALVETARGLERISEIASAKGTFRLAFGIGDFRRDTGFGGDPTTLAYARSRFTIAAKAAHLPGAIDGPTVGSKGLLLTEATAVSAEFGMTGKICLTPDQCHPVNEGLSPSPEDIRWSREFFADFDRDGGEIRNGSDLPRIARATKILDLARAYGIVVADGLDGEHAPAPSDTFHY; encoded by the coding sequence ATGACCCCGCCGGCCCCGCTCACCCCCACGACAGCCGATACCGACGAGCCCCTCGGTTTCCGCATCGATCCCGTGCTCGCGCGCAGCTGGCTGCTGGTCAACGCCGCGCAGCCCGAGCGCTTCGACGCGGCGGCCCGGTCGCGCGCGGACATCGTGGTGCTGGACATCGAGGACGCCGTCGCGCCCAAGGACAAGGTGGCCGCGCGGAACAACGTGGTCGACTGGCTCAGCCGCGAGGTCGACGGGACGCCGAACGACGGCTGGGTCCGCGTCAACGGCTTCGGCACGCAGTGGTGGGCCGACGACCTCGAGGCGCTGCGCGAGGCGAAGCACCTCGGCGGGGTCATGCTGGCGATGGTCGAGTCGATGGACCACGTGACCGAGACGGCCAAGCGGCTGCCCGACACGCTCATCGTCGCGCTGGTGGAGACCGCGCGCGGGCTGGAGCGGATCAGCGAGATCGCGTCGGCCAAGGGCACGTTCCGCCTGGCCTTCGGCATCGGCGACTTCCGCCGCGACACGGGCTTCGGCGGCGACCCGACGACGCTGGCCTACGCCCGCTCGCGCTTCACCATCGCCGCCAAGGCCGCGCACCTGCCGGGCGCGATCGACGGGCCGACCGTCGGATCCAAGGGGTTGCTGCTGACGGAGGCCACCGCGGTCTCCGCCGAGTTCGGCATGACCGGCAAGATCTGCCTCACCCCCGACCAGTGCCACCCGGTGAACGAGGGCCTGAGCCCCTCGCCCGAGGACATCCGCTGGTCGCGGGAGTTCTTCGCGGACTTCGACCGCGACGGCGGCGAGATCCGCAACGGCTCGGACCTGCCGCGTATCGCGCGCGCCACGAAGATCCTCGACCTGGCCCGCGCCTACGGCATCGTCGTCGCCGACGGCCTGGACGGCGAGCACGCCCCGGCACCGTCGGACACCTTCCACTACTGA
- a CDS encoding YceI family protein, with the protein MSNVLPAGTYVVDPVHSSVEFSVRHLMVSKVKGRFDEFSGTITVAEDGSASLSAEVDVTSVNTRNAQRDAHIRTADFFDAENHPKATFLSTGVAEKGSNYVLTGELTLRGITKPVQFDLEFLGTNPGMGQGEVAAFEASTVITRQDFGISIDMPLETGGKVIGDKITLTLDIEALRQA; encoded by the coding sequence ATGAGCAACGTCCTCCCCGCCGGCACCTACGTCGTCGACCCGGTCCACTCGTCCGTCGAGTTCTCCGTGCGCCACCTGATGGTGAGCAAGGTCAAGGGCCGCTTCGACGAGTTCAGCGGCACGATCACGGTCGCCGAGGACGGCAGCGCGTCGCTCTCCGCCGAGGTCGACGTGACCTCCGTGAACACCCGCAACGCGCAGCGTGACGCCCACATCCGCACCGCCGACTTCTTCGACGCCGAGAACCACCCGAAGGCGACGTTCCTCTCGACCGGCGTCGCGGAGAAGGGCTCGAACTACGTGCTCACCGGCGAGCTGACCCTGCGCGGCATCACCAAGCCCGTGCAGTTCGACCTCGAGTTCCTCGGCACCAACCCCGGCATGGGCCAGGGCGAGGTCGCCGCGTTCGAGGCGTCCACCGTGATCACCCGCCAGGACTTCGGCATCTCGATCGACATGCCGCTGGAGACCGGCGGCAAGGTGATCGGCGACAAGATCACCCTCACGCTCGACATCGAGGCCCTGCGCCAGGCCTGA
- a CDS encoding VOC family protein: MIDHFGINCADLDAAKRFYDGVLAVLGSRRLMDFDVAVGYGAEQPVFWISGAAEGSSNREAHIAFAAPDTGTVDEFHRVALELGAESLHAPRLWPEYHPGYYGAFVRDADGNNVEAVFHGAA; this comes from the coding sequence ATGATCGACCACTTCGGGATCAACTGTGCCGACCTGGACGCCGCGAAGCGGTTCTACGACGGGGTGCTCGCCGTGCTCGGCTCGCGCCGGCTCATGGACTTCGACGTGGCCGTCGGCTACGGCGCCGAGCAGCCCGTCTTCTGGATCTCCGGCGCCGCCGAGGGCTCCTCGAATCGGGAGGCGCACATCGCCTTCGCCGCACCGGACACCGGCACCGTCGACGAGTTCCACCGCGTCGCGCTCGAGCTGGGGGCGGAGTCGCTGCACGCGCCGCGCCTGTGGCCCGAGTACCACCCGGGGTACTACGGCGCCTTCGTCCGCGACGCGGACGGCAACAACGTGGAGGCGGTCTTCCACGGGGCCGCGTAG
- the ptsP gene encoding phosphoenolpyruvate--protein phosphotransferase, protein MTSQQSTAPGLATLTGTPVVPGVAYAPVMWPGARPEVPPPVDLPEDDRDAEAARFSSAAQAVADRLRTRAAQAQGAAAEVLGANAGLASDKAWIGTTEKLIRAGTPAANAVAAATDQFADMFTKLGGLMAERVTDLRDVRDRVVAELLGGPEPGVPVPDAPSILLADDLAPADTAGLDPALIVGIGTRLGGPTSHTAIIARQLGIPCIVGLAGAGTVDAGTPVLLDGGAGTVTVDPEESEARMRVAESAREAAEVARWRGPGHTSDGAAVAVLANVQDGATARSAAERQVEGVGLFRTELAFLDRADEPSVEEQAALYREVIDAFPGQKVVIRTLDAGSDKPLKFVDHGEEENPALGVRGIRIAEGDPGLLDRQLDAIAAAAEGATAQPWVMAPMIATAAEARDFAAKCRARGLTAGVMVEVPAVALCADAVLAEVDFASLGTNDLTQYAMAADRMSTELAALTDPWQPAVLRLIQLTARAGIDADKPVGVCGEAAADPLLACVLVGLGVTSLSCAAGAAAAVGARVGSVTLQQCRWAAEAAVAAPDPQAAREAARAALS, encoded by the coding sequence ATGACTTCGCAGCAGTCGACCGCGCCCGGCCTCGCCACCCTCACCGGCACCCCCGTGGTGCCCGGGGTCGCCTACGCCCCCGTCATGTGGCCCGGCGCGCGCCCCGAGGTGCCGCCGCCCGTCGACCTGCCCGAGGACGACCGCGACGCCGAGGCCGCCCGCTTCTCCTCCGCGGCGCAGGCCGTGGCCGACCGGCTGCGGACCCGCGCCGCGCAGGCACAGGGCGCCGCGGCGGAGGTCCTCGGCGCGAACGCCGGCCTCGCCTCCGACAAGGCCTGGATCGGCACCACGGAGAAGCTGATCCGGGCCGGCACCCCCGCCGCCAACGCCGTGGCCGCCGCGACCGACCAGTTCGCGGACATGTTCACCAAGCTCGGCGGCCTCATGGCCGAGCGCGTCACCGACCTGCGCGACGTACGCGATCGTGTCGTCGCCGAGCTGCTCGGCGGGCCGGAGCCCGGCGTCCCGGTGCCGGACGCACCGTCGATCCTGCTGGCCGACGACCTCGCCCCGGCCGACACCGCCGGCCTCGACCCCGCGCTCATCGTGGGGATCGGCACCCGGCTCGGCGGCCCGACCAGCCACACCGCGATCATCGCCCGCCAGCTCGGCATCCCCTGCATCGTCGGGCTCGCGGGCGCGGGCACCGTCGACGCCGGCACGCCCGTGCTGCTCGACGGCGGCGCGGGCACCGTCACCGTCGACCCGGAGGAGAGCGAGGCCCGGATGCGCGTCGCGGAGTCGGCCCGGGAGGCCGCCGAGGTCGCGCGGTGGCGCGGGCCCGGGCACACGTCGGACGGGGCCGCCGTCGCGGTCCTGGCGAACGTGCAGGACGGGGCCACGGCGCGCAGCGCCGCCGAGCGGCAGGTCGAGGGCGTGGGCCTGTTCCGGACCGAGCTCGCCTTCCTCGACCGCGCCGACGAGCCGTCGGTCGAGGAGCAGGCCGCGCTGTACCGCGAGGTGATCGACGCCTTCCCCGGGCAGAAGGTCGTGATCCGCACGCTGGACGCGGGCTCCGACAAGCCGCTGAAGTTCGTCGATCACGGCGAGGAGGAGAACCCCGCGCTGGGGGTGCGCGGCATCCGCATCGCGGAGGGCGACCCCGGGCTGCTGGACCGGCAGCTGGACGCGATCGCCGCCGCGGCCGAGGGTGCCACCGCGCAGCCGTGGGTGATGGCGCCGATGATCGCCACCGCCGCGGAGGCCCGGGACTTCGCCGCGAAGTGCCGCGCGCGCGGGCTGACCGCGGGCGTCATGGTGGAGGTCCCCGCCGTCGCGCTGTGCGCCGACGCCGTGCTGGCCGAGGTGGACTTCGCCTCCCTGGGCACCAACGACCTCACGCAGTACGCCATGGCCGCGGACCGGATGAGCACCGAGCTCGCCGCGCTCACCGACCCGTGGCAGCCCGCGGTGCTGCGGCTGATCCAGCTGACGGCCCGAGCGGGCATCGACGCGGACAAGCCCGTGGGCGTGTGCGGCGAGGCCGCGGCCGACCCGCTGCTCGCCTGCGTGCTCGTCGGGCTCGGGGTGACCTCGCTGTCGTGTGCGGCCGGCGCCGCCGCGGCCGTGGGCGCCCGGGTCGGCTCCGTGACGCTGCAGCAGTGCCGGTGGGCCGCCGAGGCCGCCGTCGCCGCGCCGGACCCGCAGGCCGCGCGGGAGGCGGCGCGCGCCGCATTGTCCTGA
- a CDS encoding DeoR/GlpR family DNA-binding transcription regulator, with product MYAEERQRAISELVGGRGRASVMELAERFDVTPETVRRDLDALERLGGVRRVHGGVVAAGVLAGAESGLGEREGTNAEAKRAIGAAARRFLPPAGGSVLFDAGTSTIAAAREVPGNLHITAITNSVPVAATLSTREAVELRLLGGRVRGLTQAAVGAGTVAEIAGLRTDVAILGANGLSAERGLSTPDADEAAVKTAMVRAADFVVLVADSSKFARESLVAFAALDAIDVLVTDAAPTGPLAAALADHGVNVEVATR from the coding sequence ATGTACGCGGAGGAACGACAGCGCGCGATCAGTGAACTGGTCGGTGGGCGCGGCCGCGCGTCGGTCATGGAGCTGGCCGAACGGTTCGACGTCACCCCGGAGACGGTGCGCCGCGACCTCGACGCCCTCGAGCGCCTCGGCGGCGTCCGCCGCGTGCACGGCGGCGTCGTCGCCGCGGGCGTCCTCGCCGGCGCCGAATCGGGCCTGGGGGAGCGCGAGGGCACCAACGCCGAGGCCAAGCGCGCGATCGGCGCCGCCGCCCGCCGCTTCCTGCCGCCGGCGGGCGGCTCCGTCCTCTTCGACGCGGGCACCTCCACCATCGCCGCCGCCCGCGAGGTCCCGGGGAACCTGCACATCACCGCGATCACCAACTCCGTGCCCGTGGCGGCCACCCTGTCCACCCGCGAGGCCGTCGAGCTGCGGCTCCTCGGCGGCCGCGTCCGCGGGCTCACGCAGGCGGCGGTCGGCGCCGGCACCGTCGCCGAGATCGCGGGACTGCGGACCGATGTCGCCATCCTCGGCGCCAACGGGCTCAGTGCTGAGCGGGGCCTCTCCACGCCCGACGCCGACGAGGCCGCGGTGAAGACCGCGATGGTCCGCGCCGCCGACTTCGTGGTCCTCGTCGCCGACTCGTCCAAGTTCGCGCGGGAGAGCCTCGTCGCCTTCGCCGCACTGGACGCGATCGACGTGCTGGTCACCGATGCCGCACCCACCGGCCCGCTCGCGGCGGCGCTCGCCGACCACGGCGTGAACGTCGAGGTCGCCACCCGATGA
- a CDS encoding 1-phosphofructokinase family hexose kinase, with amino-acid sequence MIVTVTANPSLDRLVVLGGPLQRGAVHRAAGAAADPGGKGVNVSRVVHAAGEGTVALLPADQGDPLLVGLSRLGVPAIPVAVGHEVRSNITVTEPDGTTTKLNAPGAPLAPEAVRALEDAIVTSADGAAWLALCGSLPPGLPDDWYARLAERLSGQPDGPRIAVDTSGAALAASAVRGVALLKPNAEELAELVGRGAEAGAEFENRAAAGDLAPVRDAAGELQRRTGGAVLATLGAAGALLVTAEGAWAATPPPITVRSTVGAGDSSLAGYLIAHARGATPPRRLSLAVAYGAAAAALPGTQAPRPEELAVADVRVIAL; translated from the coding sequence ATGATCGTGACCGTCACCGCCAACCCCAGCCTCGACCGGCTCGTCGTCCTCGGCGGGCCGCTGCAGCGAGGCGCCGTGCACCGCGCCGCGGGCGCCGCCGCCGATCCCGGGGGCAAGGGCGTCAACGTCTCCCGCGTGGTGCACGCCGCGGGGGAGGGCACCGTCGCCCTGCTCCCCGCCGATCAGGGGGATCCGCTGCTCGTCGGGCTCTCGCGCCTCGGCGTCCCGGCGATCCCGGTCGCCGTCGGCCACGAGGTGCGCAGCAACATCACCGTCACGGAACCCGACGGCACCACCACCAAGCTCAACGCGCCCGGGGCGCCGCTCGCGCCGGAGGCGGTGCGGGCGCTCGAGGACGCGATCGTCACCTCCGCCGACGGTGCCGCCTGGCTCGCCCTGTGCGGCTCGCTGCCGCCCGGTCTTCCGGACGACTGGTACGCCCGTCTCGCCGAGCGCCTCAGCGGGCAGCCGGACGGCCCGCGCATCGCCGTCGACACCTCCGGCGCGGCGCTCGCGGCGTCCGCGGTGCGCGGCGTCGCGCTGCTCAAGCCCAACGCCGAGGAGCTGGCCGAGCTCGTGGGCCGCGGCGCCGAGGCCGGCGCCGAGTTCGAGAACCGCGCGGCGGCGGGCGATCTCGCGCCCGTCCGGGACGCGGCGGGCGAACTGCAGCGCCGCACCGGCGGTGCCGTGCTCGCGACGCTCGGCGCGGCGGGCGCGCTCCTCGTCACCGCCGAGGGCGCCTGGGCCGCGACACCGCCCCCGATCACGGTGCGCAGCACCGTCGGCGCCGGCGACAGCTCCCTCGCCGGCTACCTCATCGCCCACGCGCGCGGCGCCACGCCGCCGCGGCGTCTTTCCCTCGCGGTCGCGTACGGCGCCGCGGCCGCAGCACTGCCGGGCACCCAGGCGCCCCGACCGGAGGAACTCGCCGTCGCCGACGTGCGGGTCATCGCTCTGTAG
- a CDS encoding PTS fructose transporter subunit IIABC codes for MTESIIAPELVALDVSAGTDKSEVIAYLAGRITDAGRSSSVDGLVEAALAREAQSATGLPGGIAIPHCRAAAVTAASLGFARLDPKVDFGAPDGGADLVFLIAAPESGGSQHMKLLSALARALVRPEFTAALRAAATPEEVVALVEEVIAPKPAEPKPAAPAAAPAAAAAAAPAPAAEPAPSGKPSLVAITACPTGIAHTYMAADALKLAAERAGVELTVETQGSSGSTPLSAQTIADAGAVLFATDVGVKGRERFAGKPVITSGVKRGINEPDAMIAEAVAAASDPHAATVDGDAAASAESAPAQQGLGGQLKRALLTGVSYMIPFVAAGGLLIALGFLLGGYEIGNSTVSEGTSDGAYFALHNSLWNLPPGGLLQYLGSVSFATGQAAMSLMVAVLAGYIAYAIADRPGLAPGFVAGVLAVTVNAGFIGGVVGGLLAGVVALWIGKLQLPQWARGLMPVVIIPLFATLITGGLMYMVLAGPLRWVNESMTDALNGMSGSSKIALGVVLGLMMCFDLGGPVNKAAYAFGVAGIGLSTAGVPQWEMMAAVMAAGMVPPLALALASTVLRPGLFTEPERENGKAAWFLGASFISEGAIPFAAADPLRVIPSMMLGGAVTGGLSMALGAQLRAPHGGVFVLFAMNGTWWKFLIALAAGVVVSAVAVVAAKSVGRQDASAAESAQPAAVAA; via the coding sequence ATGACCGAATCGATCATCGCGCCCGAGCTGGTCGCGCTCGACGTCTCGGCCGGCACCGACAAGTCCGAGGTGATCGCCTACCTCGCCGGCCGCATCACCGACGCCGGCCGTTCCTCCTCCGTCGACGGGCTCGTCGAGGCGGCGCTCGCCCGCGAGGCCCAGTCGGCCACCGGCCTCCCGGGCGGCATCGCGATCCCGCACTGCCGCGCCGCGGCCGTCACCGCCGCGAGCCTCGGCTTCGCGCGACTCGACCCGAAGGTCGACTTCGGCGCCCCCGACGGCGGTGCGGACCTCGTCTTCCTCATCGCCGCACCGGAATCCGGCGGCTCGCAGCACATGAAGCTGCTCAGCGCGCTGGCCCGTGCGCTGGTGCGACCCGAGTTCACCGCCGCGCTCCGCGCCGCCGCCACGCCGGAGGAGGTGGTCGCCCTCGTCGAGGAGGTCATCGCCCCGAAGCCGGCGGAACCCAAGCCCGCCGCTCCCGCCGCCGCTCCCGCCGCCGCTGCGGCTGCCGCCCCGGCCCCGGCCGCGGAGCCGGCACCGTCGGGCAAGCCCTCGCTGGTGGCGATCACGGCGTGCCCCACGGGGATCGCGCACACCTACATGGCCGCCGATGCCCTGAAGCTGGCCGCCGAGCGCGCGGGCGTCGAGCTGACCGTCGAGACGCAGGGCTCCTCCGGCTCCACGCCGCTGTCGGCGCAGACCATCGCCGACGCGGGCGCCGTCCTCTTCGCCACCGACGTGGGCGTCAAGGGCCGCGAGCGCTTCGCCGGCAAGCCCGTGATCACGTCGGGCGTCAAGCGCGGCATCAACGAGCCGGACGCGATGATCGCCGAGGCCGTCGCGGCGGCGAGCGACCCGCACGCCGCCACCGTCGACGGGGACGCCGCCGCGAGCGCCGAATCCGCACCCGCACAGCAGGGGCTGGGCGGTCAGCTCAAGCGCGCGCTGCTCACCGGCGTCAGCTACATGATCCCGTTCGTCGCGGCGGGCGGCCTGCTCATCGCGCTCGGTTTCCTTTTGGGCGGGTACGAGATCGGGAACAGCACGGTGTCCGAGGGCACGTCCGACGGTGCCTACTTCGCGCTGCACAACTCGCTCTGGAACCTGCCTCCGGGCGGGCTACTGCAGTACCTCGGCTCGGTCAGCTTCGCGACGGGCCAGGCGGCGATGAGCCTCATGGTCGCGGTGCTCGCGGGCTACATCGCCTACGCCATCGCCGACCGGCCCGGGCTTGCACCGGGATTCGTCGCCGGCGTGCTCGCGGTGACGGTCAACGCCGGCTTCATCGGCGGCGTCGTCGGCGGCCTGCTCGCGGGCGTCGTCGCGCTGTGGATCGGCAAGCTGCAGCTGCCGCAGTGGGCCCGCGGCCTCATGCCGGTGGTGATCATCCCGCTGTTCGCCACGCTCATCACGGGTGGCCTGATGTACATGGTCCTCGCCGGGCCGCTGCGCTGGGTGAACGAGTCGATGACCGACGCCCTCAACGGGATGAGCGGCAGCAGCAAGATCGCGCTCGGCGTGGTCCTCGGCCTCATGATGTGCTTCGACCTGGGCGGGCCGGTGAACAAGGCCGCGTACGCCTTCGGCGTCGCCGGGATCGGGCTCAGCACCGCCGGCGTGCCGCAGTGGGAGATGATGGCCGCCGTCATGGCCGCGGGCATGGTGCCGCCCCTGGCGCTCGCCCTCGCCTCCACCGTCCTGCGCCCGGGCCTGTTCACCGAACCCGAGCGGGAGAACGGCAAGGCGGCCTGGTTCCTCGGTGCGTCGTTCATCTCCGAGGGCGCCATCCCGTTCGCCGCGGCCGACCCGCTGCGGGTGATCCCGTCGATGATGCTCGGCGGCGCCGTCACGGGCGGCCTGTCCATGGCGCTCGGTGCTCAGTTGCGCGCCCCGCACGGCGGCGTCTTCGTGCTGTTCGCCATGAACGGCACCTGGTGGAAGTTCCTCATCGCCCTCGCCGCCGGCGTCGTGGTGAGCGCGGTGGCGGTCGTCGCGGCCAAGTCCGTCGGCCGCCAGGACGCTTCCGCCGCCGAATCCGCCCAGCCCGCGGCCGTCGCCGCGTAA
- a CDS encoding HPr family phosphocarrier protein produces the protein MPSTTVAVGSAVGLHARPAAVIANAVNESGHEVTLSVAGGEPVDAGSALMIMTLGAEQGVEVTVESADQGTVDAIAALVAQDLDA, from the coding sequence ATGCCCAGCACCACCGTCGCCGTCGGATCGGCCGTCGGCCTGCACGCCCGCCCCGCCGCCGTGATCGCGAACGCCGTCAACGAGTCGGGTCACGAGGTCACTCTGTCCGTCGCCGGCGGCGAGCCCGTGGACGCCGGCTCGGCGCTGATGATCATGACCCTCGGCGCCGAGCAGGGCGTGGAGGTCACCGTCGAATCCGCCGATCAGGGCACCGTCGACGCGATCGCGGCCCTCGTCGCGCAAGACCTTGATGCCTGA
- a CDS encoding D-isomer specific 2-hydroxyacid dehydrogenase family protein → MSFDDAPVIAVGPKPDPDFDAAITAGGGEPGPLARADGLVWTDSRATLPALPPSVRWVQLPFAGVEGFLDSGVIADNPKVVFTSAAGAYSGTVAEQAIALLLAGVRGLWRRETSWDAAGAAARTGRLGGTTVAIVGAGGIGRDLIPALRGLGVKVVAVNRSGTDVSDAVVVTADRLDEVWPAVDHVILAAPSTAETRALVNAKVLAQLKPHSWIINVARGSLIDTDALVAALKKGTIGGVGLDVTDPEPLPDGHPLWSIPNAIITPHVANPPQHLRPALLARVEVNVRRFANDMEPLAVIDADRGY, encoded by the coding sequence ATGTCATTCGACGACGCGCCCGTCATCGCCGTGGGGCCGAAGCCCGATCCCGATTTCGACGCCGCGATCACCGCGGGCGGCGGCGAACCCGGCCCGCTGGCCCGGGCCGACGGCCTGGTCTGGACCGATTCCCGCGCGACCCTGCCCGCGCTGCCCCCGAGCGTGCGCTGGGTGCAGCTGCCCTTCGCCGGCGTCGAGGGCTTCCTCGACAGCGGCGTCATCGCGGACAACCCGAAGGTCGTCTTCACCTCCGCCGCCGGCGCCTACTCCGGCACCGTCGCCGAACAGGCCATCGCGCTGCTCCTCGCCGGCGTGCGCGGCCTCTGGCGGCGCGAGACCTCCTGGGACGCCGCGGGCGCCGCCGCCCGCACGGGCCGCCTCGGCGGCACGACGGTGGCGATCGTCGGCGCGGGCGGCATCGGCCGCGACCTCATCCCCGCGCTGCGCGGCCTCGGCGTCAAGGTGGTCGCCGTGAACCGCTCGGGCACCGACGTCTCCGACGCCGTCGTGGTGACCGCCGACCGCCTCGACGAGGTGTGGCCCGCCGTCGACCACGTGATCCTGGCGGCCCCGTCGACCGCGGAGACCCGCGCCCTGGTGAACGCGAAGGTCCTCGCGCAGCTCAAGCCGCACTCCTGGATCATCAACGTCGCGCGCGGCTCGCTCATCGACACGGACGCGCTGGTCGCGGCGCTGAAGAAGGGGACGATCGGCGGTGTCGGCCTCGACGTGACCGACCCCGAGCCGCTGCCCGACGGCCACCCGCTGTGGTCGATTCCCAACGCGATCATCACCCCGCACGTCGCGAACCCACCGCAGCACCTGCGCCCCGCGCTGCTCGCCCGCGTCGAGGTCAACGTCCGCCGCTTCGCCAACGACATGGAGCCGCTCGCCGTCATCGACGCCGACCGGGGCTACTGA
- a CDS encoding MarR family winged helix-turn-helix transcriptional regulator, translating to MSDGPAAPHDEVDLIVRGIVGLAKRIRSDARFVGAEVSYVDFTLLFVLHESPGIRAVDLAEAVSIDKSTASRQLAGLERRGLITRDVDPGNPRSRQLRLTEKAERVLAETDREWRRRIEARTADWSPEELRTFATLIDRYMSVDLPGEERPAGL from the coding sequence ATGTCCGACGGCCCGGCGGCGCCCCACGACGAGGTCGACCTCATCGTCCGGGGCATCGTCGGGCTGGCCAAGCGGATCCGCAGCGACGCGCGGTTCGTGGGCGCGGAGGTCTCCTACGTCGACTTCACGCTGCTGTTCGTCCTGCACGAGTCCCCGGGCATCCGCGCCGTCGACCTCGCGGAGGCCGTCTCCATCGACAAGTCCACCGCCAGCCGGCAGCTCGCGGGTCTGGAACGACGGGGCCTCATCACCCGCGACGTGGACCCGGGCAACCCCCGCTCCCGGCAGCTGCGGCTGACCGAGAAGGCCGAGCGCGTGCTGGCCGAGACGGACCGCGAATGGCGCCGCCGGATCGAGGCCCGGACGGCCGATTGGTCGCCCGAGGAACTGCGCACGTTCGCCACGCTGATCGACCGCTACATGAGCGTCGATCTGCCCGGCGAGGAGCGCCCGGCAGGCCTCTGA